In the genome of Curtobacterium sp. MCLR17_036, the window ATGCACGAGGTGCTGATGGACGGAGACCCCCACCACGAGGCCGGAGCCTTCCGACAGGAGTCTGTCTGGATCGGGACGGACGGACGATCCCCGGTCGGTGCTGACTACGTCGCCCCGGCCTGGCCACGGGTGCCGGCGTTGATCGACGACGTGCTGACGTTCGCACGACGCCTCGACCTGCCGCGGTTGGCGCAGGTCGCGGTGGCACACGCGCAGTTCGAGACGATCCACCCGTTCACCGACGGCAACGGGCGCACGGGGCGTGCTCTGCTGCAGGCGATGCTGCGCTCGAACGAACTGACCCGGAACGTCACGGTCCCCGTGTCAGCTGGGCTCCTCGCCGACACCGACGGGTACGTCGAGGCGCTGATGGCGTACCGCCGCGGAGACGTCGAGCCGATCATCCGACGGGTGGCGGAAGCGTCGTTCACCGCCATCGGGAACGCCGAAGAACTGGTGCAGGACATCCAGCGGATCCGCCGGGGCTGGCGTGATCGCATCGACGCTCGGCGCGACTCCGGTGTCTGGGCCGCACTCGACGTCGTCGCCCGCCAGCCGGTGCTGAACGCGACGACGCTCGCTTCCCAGATGGGGATCGCCCCACGGAACGCCTACCCGCACCTCCAGAAGCTCGTCGCAGCGGGGGTCCTCCTGTCGAAGAACGAATACCAGCACGGGGTCCTGTACCGCAACGACGAGGTCCTGGCGGCGCTCGACGCGTTCGCCCGGCGGGCCGGTCGTCGCGGCTGAAGCGCGCCCGGGCTCAGGCGTCGAGCGCGCGCCGCGCGGCCGCCACGACCTCGGCGTCGGTGACGAAGTGCGCGGACCCGTCGTCGGCGCCGCCCATCGGCACCCCGTCGTGCGCGCTGTCCGCCGCTGGGCGCTTCGCGGAGAGGTGCACCGCGGCGACGCCGGTGCGCACCAGGGCCGGGACGTCGTGCGGGGTGACGCCGGCGCCGGCCATCACCTGCACCGGTCCGGCCGCCTCGACCATGCGGGCGATGGTGACCGCGCCCGCCGCGGCGGTGGGCGCGCCGCCCGAGGTCAGCACCCGCGTGAAGCCGAGGTCGGCGACCGTCGCCGCGGCCGTGACCGGGTCGATCGCGTGGTCGACCGCGCGGTGCAGCGTCACCTCGGCCGTCGCGCTGACCGAGCGTGCCGCGTCCACGAAGCGGCGCAGGGCGTCACGGTCGAGCGTCCGGTCCGCGCGGAGCGCCCCGACCACGACCCCCGCGGCGCCGGAGCGCAGGACGGCGCGGACCTCGCGCTCCATCAGCGCGATCTCGTCCGGCGTGTGCACGAAGCCGCCGGGGCGGCAGCGCACGAGCGCGTGGGCGGGGATGCCGGTCTCGTGCGTGGCCTCGACGAGGGCCTGCGACGGCGTGAGCCCGCCGAGCTCGAGGCCGACGCAGAGCTCGACCCGGTCGGCACCG includes:
- a CDS encoding copper homeostasis protein CutC; the encoded protein is MTTAPVALEIAVTSPAGAVVARDGGADRVELCVGLELGGLTPSQALVEATHETGIPAHALVRCRPGGFVHTPDEIALMEREVRAVLRSGAAGVVVGALRADRTLDRDALRRFVDAARSVSATAEVTLHRAVDHAIDPVTAAATVADLGFTRVLTSGGAPTAAAGAVTIARMVEAAGPVQVMAGAGVTPHDVPALVRTGVAAVHLSAKRPAADSAHDGVPMGGADDGSAHFVTDAEVVAAARRALDA
- a CDS encoding Fic family protein; the encoded protein is MGTWPALEYEQLDWERRDADHGPRAARRSRVREQYLAAVPPHIAAAALELSDAVATLVDEASTALVRFDGELGGEVAPFSSLLLRSEAAASSQIEHLTASARQVFTAEIGARGKRNAAAIISNTRAMRTAIELSDELTADTVLAMHEVLMDGDPHHEAGAFRQESVWIGTDGRSPVGADYVAPAWPRVPALIDDVLTFARRLDLPRLAQVAVAHAQFETIHPFTDGNGRTGRALLQAMLRSNELTRNVTVPVSAGLLADTDGYVEALMAYRRGDVEPIIRRVAEASFTAIGNAEELVQDIQRIRRGWRDRIDARRDSGVWAALDVVARQPVLNATTLASQMGIAPRNAYPHLQKLVAAGVLLSKNEYQHGVLYRNDEVLAALDAFARRAGRRG